In Kangiella koreensis DSM 16069, the DNA window CTTTAATGCAGATTCTTGCACAGCTTTAGCCGTATCGGCCTCGTCCAACTCCAGTACCCAGCGCTTCACTTCCGGTAGCTTACCCAGCCAGCCCAGCGCCAGCCCAGCGATAATCATCAAGCCAATATTCAGCCAGATGACGCCAGTGAAGCCCAAGCTTGGCAACAGATAGCCAGTCACACTACCACCGAGGAAAGCCCCTAAAAATTGACTGGTTGAGAATATGCCTAAAGCTGTACCGCGGTATTGAGCACCATAAAGGTTGGATACTGTTGAGGGCAACTTGGCTTCCAGTAAATTAAAGCCGGCGAAAAACAAGGTCAGCACCACCAGCCAGAACCACAAACTTTGCCAGTTGCTTAGCAAGGTTAATAACGACATGGCCAGTAACACGAAAGCCGCCTGCATCACCTGGCGATGCCAGCCTTTCTTTTCAGCATTGATCATCATCGGTAGCATAACGGCAATGGAAAGCGCCAGCACCACTAGATAGATCCAGGAGTGCTGAGACAACTCAAAACCACTGGCAATCATTTTGTCGGGCACAACCAGGAACACTGCAACCAGCGCCCAATGAATCACAAACACCGACAACGCCAGTACGAAGATGCGCCCTTTAGCGGTGACGTAGCGCCAGCGCTCGGCAAAGCTCAGGTCAATGGTTGGCATATCGACAGCACGCACACTCGGCACCACAAAAATGGCAACCAGCAGTGCAAGAAACGCCAATATGGCAATCACATAAAACAGACCTTGCAAATTGAGCCAATTAGACAGCAAAGGCCCCAGCACCAGCGATAAGGCAAAGGCCAGACCAATACTGGCGCCAATCATCGCCATGACTTTCGAACGCTGATGGGGCCGACTTAAATCGGCAGCTAACGCCATGACCGCACTGGCAATCGCACCTGCACCCTGTAATGCACGGCCAGCAATCAATCCCCAGACCGTTTCGGAATTGGCAGCGACTAAACTACCTACGATAAACACCAACAAGCCCGCATATATTACCGGCTTGCGACCTATTTTGTCGGAAAGCAATCCCAAAGGAAGTTGCAGGATGGCCTGCGACAGACCATAAATACCAATTGCCAAGCCCAATAGAGGTAGTGTGGCACCTTCCAGGCCCTCACCAAGCACTCGAATAACCGGCAACAGCATGAAAAGGCCAAACATGCGCAAGGCGAAAATGCTGGCTAGCGAAATAGCGGATTTTTTTTCTAGCGTGGTCAGTGAAGACGATTTCATACACAATCCAATAGCTTAGGGCTTTTCGTTTAATTTTTAGTCAGCTAGTATTTGACTTTAAGCCCCAACAAACCTTTTCTGTTTAAGGCAATTCACGTTATAGTTAACGGCTGCGATTTTCTCACTTTAAACCGCAAAACCCAAATTTATTTTAAAGTAGCGCCTGATAGCTTCTAGCTAATCGCTCAGTCAGCTTCTAGCGACCAAGATATTGGCATTAAATTCACAAGACACATGCATAATACAGCGCTACTTCTGTTAGCTCACACAAACGAAATAGGAAACTGATGGACAACATTGACATCCGCGGTGCCAAGACCCACAACCTGAAAAATATTGACCTCGTTCTACCTCGCGATAAGCTAATCGTCATTACCGGTTTGTCCGGCTCAGGTAAATCATCCCTTGCCTTCGACACGCTTTACGCCGAAGGCCAGCGACGTTATGTGGAATCATTATCCGCTTACGCACGTCAGTTTCTGTCGCTCATGGAAAAACCGGATGTGGAACACATCGAAGGTCTGTCGCCAGCGATTTCCATTGAGCAAAAATCCACATCGCATAACCCACGATCCACGGTGGGTACCATTACCGAGATTTATGACTACTTGCGTCTGCTGTTCGCCCGCGTCGGTACACCGCATTGCCCCACTCACCATTTACCACTCGAAGCGCAAACCGTCAGCCAGATGGTGGATCATGTGTTGGCACAGCCCGAAGGCAGCAAGTTAATGCTGTTAGCACCGGTGATTAAGAACCGTAAAGGCGAGCACATTCAGTTGTTGCAAGAGCTGCAAGCGAAAGGCTTCGTTCGAGCGCGTATCAATGGCGAAGTGCATGACTTATCCGCAGCACCTGCAATGGAACTGCATAAAAAACACACTATTGAAGTCATCGTGGATCGCTTTAAAGTCAAAACCGATATGCAGCAGCGTCTGGCCGAATCCTTTGAGACGGCGCTTGAGTTGTCCGATGGTATTGCTCGTGTTGCTTCGATGGATGAAGACAGTGAACAGGAAGATATGGTCTTTTCGGCCAAATACGCCTGCCCCACTTGTGGTCATTCAATCCCCGAGTTAGAGCCACGAATCTTCTCTTTCAATAACCCAGCCGGTGCCTGCCCCACTTGTGATGGATTGGGCATTGACCAGTTTTTTGATCCGGACAAAATCATCACTAATGAAGATATTTCATTGGCTGGTGGTGCTATTCGAGGCTGGGATCGTCGAAACGTCTATTACTTCCACATGCTGAAGTCATTAGCCAAACACTACAAATTTGACATTGAAGCGCCGTGGAGTAGCTTAACCAAAAAAATTCAGGACGTGGTCTTATACGGCAGTGGCAAAACTCAGATTGACTTTGAATACAGTAATGATCGCGGCGACAACTACCAACGCAAGCATCGTTTCGAAGGCATTATTCCGAACATGCAACGTCGCTACCACGAAACCGAATCCGGTGCGGTGCGCGAAGAATTACAAAAATACATGACCACCCAGTCCTGTAGTTCTTGCGGCGGTACACGTCTGAATGAAGACTCGCGTAATGTATTTATCGATGGCACCACCTTGCCGCAAGCAACCCACTGGTCAATTGAGCAGGCGCATCAGTATTTCAGCACACTAGACCTGCCTGGTCAGCGTGGTGAAATTGCTTCTAAGGTGTTAAAAGAAATTGGCCAGCGCTTAAGTTTCCTGGTCAATGTCGGACTAGACTATCTGACCCTGGAACGAAGCGCCGATACTTTATCGGGCGGTGAAGCACAACGGATTCGTTTGGCCAGCCAGATTGGCGCAGGCCTGGTCGGCGTAATGTATATTCTCGATGAACCATCAATTGGTCTGCATCAACGTGATAACGATCGTCTGCTACAAACACTGACTCATCTGCGTGATCTGGGCAACACTGTCATCGTAGTTGAGCATGATGAAGATGCAATTCGTGCCGCTGACTATATCGTGGATATTGGCCCGGGCGCAGGTGTACATGGTGGTGAAATCGTCGCTAAAGGTACTTTCGAAGATATTAAAAAAGCCAAGGGCTCGTTAACGGCTCAATACTTGACGGGTGAGCTTAAAATTGAAGTGCCAGAGAAACGTACGCCGTTCGATGCCAAGCAAACGATTAAAGTTCTGGGCGCAACGGGCAACAACCTGGCTCAAGTCAACCTTGAAATTCCGATTGGACTGCTAACCTGCATAACCGGTGTTTCAGGCTCAGGTAAATCAACCCTGATCAATGACACCCTTTATCCAATTGTCGCGCGCGACATTAATCGCTCCAGTTTGCAGCCGAAACCTTATGAATCGATTGAAGGTCTAGACCATATCGACAAAGTGGTTGATATTGACCAAAGCCCGATTGGTCGTACACCGCGATCAAATCCTGCGACTTATACCGGCATTTTTACACCGATTCGCGAACTGTTTGCCGGTACACAAGAATCACGCACACGCGGTTATAAACCTGGTCGCTTTAGTTTTAACGTCAAAGGCGGACGCTGCGAAGCCTGTCAGGGCGATGGCGTTATCAAAGTAGAAATGCACTTCTTGCCAGATGTCTATGTAGCCTGTGATGTGTGTAAGGGTAAACGCTACAACCGCGAAACCCTGGAAATTTTATACAAAGGTAAAAATATTCACCAAGTATTGGATTTGACGGTAGAAGATGCCCGCGAATTCTTTGATGCCATTCCGGCAGTCGCGCGTAAATTACAAACCTTGATAGACGTTGGCTTGTCATACATCACACTCGGCCAGGCTGCGACAACTCTTTCCGGCGGTGAAGCACAACGTGTGAAGTTATCGCGCGAACTATCCAAACGCGATACGGGGCAGACGCTCTATATTCTTGATGAACCGACCACAGGCTTGCACTTCCACGATGTTAATCAACTACTCAAAGTTCTGCATCGCCTGCGCGATCACGGCAACACAGTAGTCGTCATCGAGCACAACCTGGACGTCATCAAAACCGCCGACTGGATTGTCGATCTCGGCCCAGAAGGTGGTAACAAAGGAGGACAGATCATCGCCACAGGTACGCCGGAAGACGTCGCTAAAGTTAAACAATCTTATACAGGCAAATACCTGAAACCAATGTTGAAGTAATATTGAAATAAAAAAAAGGGCGACCACTGGTCGCCCCTACAGATACCCGTATTTTTAAAAGAATAGCTTTCTAAAGAATATCTTCCTGAGCTTCCTGCTCTAACTTGGCGAGTGCGGCTGCTTCTTTCTTTCTCATGATGCGCTTTTGATAACGCGACTGAACGATGTCGCTGAGTACCATGATCGCTATCACAAAGTAGAAGGTCGCTTTGTTCATCGGTTCGATGGGATAACCGAATAACAGTAGTTCAGATTTATGACCACCATCAGCGAGTAACATGATACCGACGACCAATAAGATAAATAACCCTAACACTTCAAACATGCGGTTCTTTTGCAGAAAACTCGATACCATATCCGCCAGCCAGATCATCAGCACGCCACTGATAATAATCGCGATCGCCATGATCCAGAAATTATCGGTCAGCGCCATGGCGCTTAAAATAGAGTCGAAAGAAAAGACCAGGTTCATTAAGACAATTAAGGTAATAATTTTAGCAGCCGATTGAGGTTTACGATCTTTACCGTCACCGACTTCGAGCGCCATCATGTGCCAGATTTCTTTAACCGCGGTGTACATAATAAAAACACCACCAAATAGCACGATGATACTTTCAAAGGTAAAGGTTGCTTCAATAAAGCCAGTCCAAGGTATGGTAAATAACTCACCCTGCACATATTTAATCAACTCAACCAAAACAAACAGCAATATAATTCTTAATACTACTGCCAAACCGATACCCAGCCAGCGCACCTGCTTTTGCTTTTCCAGCGGTGCGCGCTTTGATTCAAGCGAGATGTACAGCAAATTGTCAAAACCCAATACGGCCTGCAAAACAATAAGCATTCCAAGTGTGAATAAGTTTTCGATGGTAAATAGATCCATAATAAAGCCCTTTTATTTAATGATTTCCGCTTTAAGAATTTGGTCATTCTGCTCAAGTGACATCACAATGTCCATTCCTTCGACCACTTCAGCAAATACGGTGTAGTTGCTATCAAGGTGTAAATTCGGAGCAAGATTAAAGAAGAATTGTGCGCCACCGGTATCTTTGCCAGCGGTTGCCATACCGATGGTTCCTTTCAGGTGTGAGCGTTGATTAAGTTCTTCGCGAATGCTGTAGCCGACACTACCAGAGCCATCACCCAGTTGACTACCACCCTGCGCTACAAAGTTGGGAATAACCCGATGGAAATAAGTGTTTTCATAAAAGCCACTTTCGGCTAAGCGAAGAAAGTTAGCTGAAGTGTAAGGCGTGTCTTTAAACAGTCGAATGACAATATCACCCTGTGTGGTAGTGAGCTTTACTTTTGCCGCCCCTTTTTCCAATAAGTCTGGTAATTCAGCTGGCGTTGCTTGCGGTTCGGTTTTAGGTTCTTGATAGGTGTTTAAGGCACGCTGGGCACCAATACGAATGATAGCTTTGTCGCTCTCGGCTAGTTGCTTTAGAACTGGTGGCATATCCAGTTCAACAAAGTATTGGATCACCGCACGCTGATGATTAGGGTCGTCAGATTCGAGCCAGGCTTTGACCAGCTTCTGCACTTCGGGTTGCGCCTTGTCATTGGTCGCCAGAAAAGCTGCTGATTGCACCCAACTGTTGTCACTCTCACGAAGCGCTTTTAGAGTTTGCGGTGTCATCCAACGTCGAGCTGATTGCAACACAGTTACTTGTAAAGCAGGGCTTTCTTTTAAAGCTAAGTCATTCAACGCCTGTATTTGGTCGGCACTGGTGAGGGTGCGAATTCCTAGAGCCTGAGCAGCGGCAATTTGAATGGCATTATTTTCACCACCAACCTTTTCCCACAAAAATGGCGTGATGTCTTTATGCCCCAATCGAGACAGTGCGCGAATCATAAAAGCCTGTGTCGCGCTATCCAATGAATTATTCTTGTCACGCAACAATGCTATAACATCGGGAACATGAGGATCTCTTAACAAAGGCACTCTGGCTAATAAGAAGCTGGCTTTTAACGCGGTTTCTTCATCGCGCAATCGGTCTATCACTCGCGCTACCTCAATTTCGGTATCACCGGTTAATAGATGACGATGAAACACCGACATAATGCCTAAGCCTTGCATGGCGGCATTAGCAACTTGTGCGTCTTCAGTATTCTCAATCAAACGCGCCAAAGTGTGTACCGATTGATCGCCGCCAAGGTTACCAATGGCCAGTACTATGGCCGCACGAACCTTGCTGTTCTTTTCCTGCTCCAGTTGCTCAATCAGATTTGGCGTCGCTGGTTTATGCAAACTGATGCCCAAAGCAAAGGCGGCAGTTTCTCGCACCCTGGCATTAGAATGCTTGAGCAAAGGCAGAATCAAGTTGCTGGCCTGTTCATCGCCAATCCGTCCTAAATTGATTAACGCTAATTGCACAGTCTCAAGATTGTCACAGGCCAATGCCTTATTGAAGGCAGTCTCATTGATCTGTCGCATATCTGCCAGTCGATACAACACCTGCGTTTCTACGCAAGGCGCTGCCTTAGGAGTCAAAACGCTACAGCCAGCGAAAAATAGAGTGAAAAAGGCGAGCGATAGTGGTTTTGCGAGCTTGCTATGGTGGCTTAGTGCAGTGAGGCAATGTAAAATGCGCATAACTTTGATCAACCCTGTTCTAATTAATGGCTCAATATATTTATACAATGAATCGCGTGGGCAAAATTGTCCCGCCGAATAAAACTATTCTAAAAGATATTTCCCTATCATTCTTCCCTGGCGCCAAAATTGGTGTTTTAGGTCTTAATGGCTCAGGTAAATCGACTTTATTACGAATCATGGCTGGTGTCGACACCGATATCGAAGGTGAAGCGCGTCCACAATCCGGCATTAAAATCGGTTACCTGCCACAGGAACCACAGCTGGACGACAGCAAGACGGTTCTTGAAATCGTTGAAGAATCGGTAACTCACGTTAAAGAAGCCTTGGCAGAACTGGATCAGGTCTACGCGGCCTATGCCGACGCCGATGCTGACTTTGATGCGTTGGCCAAACGCCAGGGTGAGCTAGAAGCTATTATCCAAGCAGCCGACGGTCATAATCTTGATAACACACTTGAGCGAGCGGCAGAAGCACTTCGCCTCCCCCCTTGGGACGCTGGAGTGAAAAACCTGTCGGGTGGTGAACGTCGTCGTGTCGCCATGTGCCGTTTGCTTCTTGAGCATCCTGATATGTTATTGCTGGATGAGCCTACCAACCACCTAGATGCCGAATCAGTAGCCTGGCTTGAGCGCTTCCTGGTTGATTATAAAGGCACCGTGGTCGCGATTACCCACGACCGTTATTTCCTTGATAACGCCGCCGGTTGGATTCTGGAACTGGATCGTGGCCATGGTATTCCATGGGAAGGCAACTATTCGTCATGGCTTGAGCAAAAGTCTGCGCGATTAGAGATTGAAGAGAAGCAAGAACAATCTCGCCAGAAAACCATGAAGGAAGAGTTGGAATGGGTTCGCTCGAATACCAAAGGCCGTCAGGCTAAGTCAAAAGCTCGTATGGCACGCTTTGAAGAACTCTCCAGCAAAGAATTCCAGCAGCGTAACGAAACCAAAGAATTGTATATTCCGCCTGGCCCACGTCTTGGTACGCAAGTTATTACCGCCAAAGGCCTGACTAAAGCTTATGGCGACAAATTGCTTTATAACGATCTCAACTTCAACCTGCCGCAAGGTGGCATTGTTGGTGTGATCGGTCCAAACGGCGCGGGTAAATCCACCATGTTTAAACTGATTACGGGTGAAGAAACGCCAGATTCAGGCGAGCTGAAGGTGGGTGAAACCGTTGAACTGTCCTATGTTGACCAGAGTCGTGACTCGTTGGACGACAGTAAAACCGTATGGGAAGAAATTTCCGACGGCTTGGATCTGATTACCGTCGGCAACTACACCACGCCATCGCGCGCTTATGTTGGTCGTTTTAATTTCAAAGGAACCGATCAACAAAAACGCATCGGTCAATTGTCAGGCGGTGAACGTAACCGCGTCCACCTGGCCAAGCTTCTCAAAAGTGGCGGCAACGTGCTGTTACTGGATGAGCCGACCAACGACTTGGACGTAGAAACCTTACGTGCATTAGAAGATGCATTACTGGCCTTCCCAGGCTGCGCGGTAGTGATTTCGCACGACCGTTGGTTCCTCGACCGTGTAGCCACGCATATTCTTGCTTTTGAAGGCGACAGTGAAACCGTCTGGTTCGAAGGAAACTACCAAGAATACGAAGCCGATCGCAAACGTCGCCTTGGCGCCGAAGCCGATCAACCGCACCGTATTAAATATCGTAAGATTACCAAATAAAAC includes these proteins:
- a CDS encoding MFS transporter, which produces MKSSSLTTLEKKSAISLASIFALRMFGLFMLLPVIRVLGEGLEGATLPLLGLAIGIYGLSQAILQLPLGLLSDKIGRKPVIYAGLLVFIVGSLVAANSETVWGLIAGRALQGAGAIASAVMALAADLSRPHQRSKVMAMIGASIGLAFALSLVLGPLLSNWLNLQGLFYVIAILAFLALLVAIFVVPSVRAVDMPTIDLSFAERWRYVTAKGRIFVLALSVFVIHWALVAVFLVVPDKMIASGFELSQHSWIYLVVLALSIAVMLPMMINAEKKGWHRQVMQAAFVLLAMSLLTLLSNWQSLWFWLVVLTLFFAGFNLLEAKLPSTVSNLYGAQYRGTALGIFSTSQFLGAFLGGSVTGYLLPSLGFTGVIWLNIGLMIIAGLALGWLGKLPEVKRWVLELDEADTAKAVQESALKLAGVIEAIADDHKGKVYLRVDDSTIEREELEKLGRIQA
- the uvrA gene encoding excinuclease ABC subunit UvrA encodes the protein MDNIDIRGAKTHNLKNIDLVLPRDKLIVITGLSGSGKSSLAFDTLYAEGQRRYVESLSAYARQFLSLMEKPDVEHIEGLSPAISIEQKSTSHNPRSTVGTITEIYDYLRLLFARVGTPHCPTHHLPLEAQTVSQMVDHVLAQPEGSKLMLLAPVIKNRKGEHIQLLQELQAKGFVRARINGEVHDLSAAPAMELHKKHTIEVIVDRFKVKTDMQQRLAESFETALELSDGIARVASMDEDSEQEDMVFSAKYACPTCGHSIPELEPRIFSFNNPAGACPTCDGLGIDQFFDPDKIITNEDISLAGGAIRGWDRRNVYYFHMLKSLAKHYKFDIEAPWSSLTKKIQDVVLYGSGKTQIDFEYSNDRGDNYQRKHRFEGIIPNMQRRYHETESGAVREELQKYMTTQSCSSCGGTRLNEDSRNVFIDGTTLPQATHWSIEQAHQYFSTLDLPGQRGEIASKVLKEIGQRLSFLVNVGLDYLTLERSADTLSGGEAQRIRLASQIGAGLVGVMYILDEPSIGLHQRDNDRLLQTLTHLRDLGNTVIVVEHDEDAIRAADYIVDIGPGAGVHGGEIVAKGTFEDIKKAKGSLTAQYLTGELKIEVPEKRTPFDAKQTIKVLGATGNNLAQVNLEIPIGLLTCITGVSGSGKSTLINDTLYPIVARDINRSSLQPKPYESIEGLDHIDKVVDIDQSPIGRTPRSNPATYTGIFTPIRELFAGTQESRTRGYKPGRFSFNVKGGRCEACQGDGVIKVEMHFLPDVYVACDVCKGKRYNRETLEILYKGKNIHQVLDLTVEDAREFFDAIPAVARKLQTLIDVGLSYITLGQAATTLSGGEAQRVKLSRELSKRDTGQTLYILDEPTTGLHFHDVNQLLKVLHRLRDHGNTVVVIEHNLDVIKTADWIVDLGPEGGNKGGQIIATGTPEDVAKVKQSYTGKYLKPMLK
- a CDS encoding TerC family protein; the encoded protein is MDLFTIENLFTLGMLIVLQAVLGFDNLLYISLESKRAPLEKQKQVRWLGIGLAVVLRIILLFVLVELIKYVQGELFTIPWTGFIEATFTFESIIVLFGGVFIMYTAVKEIWHMMALEVGDGKDRKPQSAAKIITLIVLMNLVFSFDSILSAMALTDNFWIMAIAIIISGVLMIWLADMVSSFLQKNRMFEVLGLFILLVVGIMLLADGGHKSELLLFGYPIEPMNKATFYFVIAIMVLSDIVQSRYQKRIMRKKEAAALAKLEQEAQEDIL
- a CDS encoding peptidylprolyl isomerase, with translation MRILHCLTALSHHSKLAKPLSLAFFTLFFAGCSVLTPKAAPCVETQVLYRLADMRQINETAFNKALACDNLETVQLALINLGRIGDEQASNLILPLLKHSNARVRETAAFALGISLHKPATPNLIEQLEQEKNSKVRAAIVLAIGNLGGDQSVHTLARLIENTEDAQVANAAMQGLGIMSVFHRHLLTGDTEIEVARVIDRLRDEETALKASFLLARVPLLRDPHVPDVIALLRDKNNSLDSATQAFMIRALSRLGHKDITPFLWEKVGGENNAIQIAAAQALGIRTLTSADQIQALNDLALKESPALQVTVLQSARRWMTPQTLKALRESDNSWVQSAAFLATNDKAQPEVQKLVKAWLESDDPNHQRAVIQYFVELDMPPVLKQLAESDKAIIRIGAQRALNTYQEPKTEPQATPAELPDLLEKGAAKVKLTTTQGDIVIRLFKDTPYTSANFLRLAESGFYENTYFHRVIPNFVAQGGSQLGDGSGSVGYSIREELNQRSHLKGTIGMATAGKDTGGAQFFFNLAPNLHLDSNYTVFAEVVEGMDIVMSLEQNDQILKAEIIK
- the ettA gene encoding energy-dependent translational throttle protein EttA, whose amino-acid sequence is MAQYIYTMNRVGKIVPPNKTILKDISLSFFPGAKIGVLGLNGSGKSTLLRIMAGVDTDIEGEARPQSGIKIGYLPQEPQLDDSKTVLEIVEESVTHVKEALAELDQVYAAYADADADFDALAKRQGELEAIIQAADGHNLDNTLERAAEALRLPPWDAGVKNLSGGERRRVAMCRLLLEHPDMLLLDEPTNHLDAESVAWLERFLVDYKGTVVAITHDRYFLDNAAGWILELDRGHGIPWEGNYSSWLEQKSARLEIEEKQEQSRQKTMKEELEWVRSNTKGRQAKSKARMARFEELSSKEFQQRNETKELYIPPGPRLGTQVITAKGLTKAYGDKLLYNDLNFNLPQGGIVGVIGPNGAGKSTMFKLITGEETPDSGELKVGETVELSYVDQSRDSLDDSKTVWEEISDGLDLITVGNYTTPSRAYVGRFNFKGTDQQKRIGQLSGGERNRVHLAKLLKSGGNVLLLDEPTNDLDVETLRALEDALLAFPGCAVVISHDRWFLDRVATHILAFEGDSETVWFEGNYQEYEADRKRRLGAEADQPHRIKYRKITK